A region from the Vicia villosa cultivar HV-30 ecotype Madison, WI linkage group LG3, Vvil1.0, whole genome shotgun sequence genome encodes:
- the LOC131662583 gene encoding uncharacterized protein LOC131662583, producing MASSSNALQPVLKLQKPMQMGNQEYIPNPNTAEERAIYASQVIIPFELSGKTYAFMGPLPGENSSPNKFFPAYYKTRPLVSKIKIDDEGNPILEDSNPTEGASTAPPVALEKIRLDYVTNFVKVFRSIPLAKDPELYYSWLAKVEKQKASFWQELGIYDLIQLSKTGLEYNQTMLVASVHFWDSSHNTFHLPCGMITPTLFDVAAITGLRPTGETFDPNVLDVDTINFNEATVTYTAFIQQYHDQANAAVSDVEHIAFLALWLSRCVFCSRSIQVAKRYLCMANQLHDGKKLNLSQLILGFLYENLGEAVDLVKTYTTGSLLFAGPFWLLQLWLNATFEAHLPFRGVVNEEVPEIKNRTVKGTRLALLTPKEETGKLREHFLAYVMMFAKRYQFSSSMAPFVRRAVGPEWFTREFPATSPDHQAESLAIWEAFLTPRLFYHRLRPSKGQCILVCYQPNLVSRQFGLVQVKPKCLYDKRNHTCFRTLYLTEDECDTKIARYTDVFTLSPISFVPAFYSTPDFQQWWSDYYTTQIYDVEGLTRELTEAFTAVQDKFHKGTSTHIKEIQAFQKFFETIYRPDDLSRTVREAAVILREKFSAKLDKLKLPPSVRPELRYEVTFKLNPPKFPPLPSADFGVALSPPFPDWFVCGNAFKILQESTKKRAERVVPTKHTLDTFKGHLHIDLEHVRVLTPIPEGLGLVNL from the coding sequence atggcgtcttcttcaaatgctctccaaccagttctgaagcttcagaaacctaTGCAAATGGGGAACCAAGAATACATACCAAATCCGAATACTGCGGAGGAacgcgccatttacgcttctcaggtaatcatcccttttgaactttctggaaaaacttatgCTTTCATGGGCCCGTTACCAGGAGAAAATAGTTCAccaaataaattctttcctgcgtattataagactaggcctctGGTTAGCAAGATTAAAATAGACGATGAAGGTAATCCAATCTTAGAGGATTCTAACCCTACAGAAGGGGCTTCGACTGCGCCTCCCgtagccttagagaaaattaggttagattatgtaaccaattttgtgaaggtttttaggtcaatccctttagcaaaagatcccgaACTGTACTATTCTTGGTTAGCCAAAGTGGAGAAACAGAAGGCTTCTTTCTGGCAAgagttagggatttatgacctaattcaattgtccaagactggtttagagtataaccaaactatgttagtagcgtcagtccaTTTCTGGGACtcttctcacaatacctttcaccttccatgtggaatgattactccaacccttttcgatgtagctgccatcacagggcttcgaccgacTGGCGAAACCTTTGATCCTAATGTCTTGGATGTTGATACTATCAACTTCAACGAAGCtacagtcacttatactgctttcATCCAGCAATATCATGATCAGGCAAATGCTGCAGTCTCTGAcgtagaacatattgctttcctggcattatggctttcgaggtgtgttttctgctccaggtccatacaagtagcgaaaagatatctttgcatggctaatcagttacaTGATGGTAAGAAACTGAACCTGAGCCAAttgattctaggatttctttacgaAAACCTTGGTGAAGCTGTAGATCTTGTAAAGACTTATACAACAGGATCTCTCCTTTttgctggtcccttctggttattacaattgtggcttaatgccaccttcgaagctcacctcccattCCGGGGCGTCGTCaacgaagaagttccagaaatcaaaaatcgaactgtcAAAGGGACTAGATTGGCCTTGTTAACCccgaaagaagaaactgggaaactTCGTGAACATTTCTTAGCATATgtaatgatgtttgctaaacgttaccAGTTCAGTTCTTCGATGGCTCCATTTGTACGAAGAGctgtaggtcctgaatggtttactcgagagtttccTGCAACATCTCCGGATCACCAAGCTGAGTCTTtggctatttgggaagcttttcttaccccgaggttattctatcaccgccttcgaccttccaaaggtcaatgtatcctcgtttgctatcagccaaatcttgtgtcgagacagtttgggttggtccaAGTGAAGCCCAAGTgtctgtatgacaaaaggaaccacACGTGCTTCCGTACTTTATATCTAACTGAAGATGAATGTGATACGAAGATAGCCAGATATACTGATGTTTTCACCCTTTCTCCTATCTCTTTCGTTCCTGCTTTCTATTCcactccagattttcaacaatggtggtcagattattataccacacagatctatgatgtcgaaggccttactcgagaactaactgaagcttttactGCTGTGCAGGATAAATTCCACAAAGGTACCTCcactcacattaaagaaatccaagcttttcaaaagttctttgaaactatttacaggcctgatgatcttagtcggaccgttcgcgaagctgctgttattttacgtgaaaagttttctgcaaaactggataagttgaaattgcccccgtctgttcgaccagaactacgttatgaagtgacatttaaacttaatcctccaaaattccctccactaccaagtgctgattttggtgtggctttaagtcctcctttcccagactggttcgtgtgtgggaatgctttcaaaattcttcaagagagtaccaaaaaacgcgctgaacgagtggtcccgactaagcataccctggatactttcaaaggtcatcttcatatagatcttgaacacgttcgtgtcttgactccaatacccgaaggtttGGGTCTAGTTAATCTTTAg